GATATTAGATGCTGCTGAAAAACTTTAGACCCTCACAGTGATGCAAATAGAGAATCGATTGGTCAGCTGGTCAACCGGACCTGCTTTGGAGCAGGTTAGCATAGGTTAGCGTGGACATACAGAAAACCCAGGGTTAGCCCTGACGTTGCCCATATAATATGAAATCTTGCTTCTTAGCACAGGCctctggttttatttatttatttacttcatgtttgtgtgttaatgTGGTTCCTGGTAACACATCGTGTATAAAGATCAGTCACAAAGGTGCATTTGAGTACTTGGTTCCAGCACGATATAGCCATAAAGTTTTACAGTTGTTTAGTTAAGATTAAAATGAAGTCTCGAGTTCGAAGTACTCACAGGTCACGAACTACAACATTTTGATTCCATCGCAGAATTGTCTGTAGATTATTTCTTTCCTGAGTTTCCTCGTATCTCTGTTTGctctcttcttcatcttcaaTCCATCCTCTAACGCTCATCCAGTTcagggctggagcctattctCTGGACAGGTCACCGGTCTgagcaaagacagagagagacacagaactGAGGCTGCAGTGCTAACCAGCTCACCGCCGTGCTGCCCAGTTCCTTTATATATTCCTTCAAATAtgtttctgatgcaaaagatcccacttaagcttttttttctaaagtggGATCTTTTGCACATATTACACTAAAATTAAATCTTTCCGCACACTCTGGATTGATACCAGGTATCTTGGTGTAATGTACACATACTTCCACTAGGTGGCAGGAAGCATTCACCTCCTAGCTCTATAAAGTTATGATTAGCATATCATTGTCTTCTTTGCATGACTGAATGTCtgaactgagtgtgtgtgtgtgtgtgtgtgtgtgtgtgtgtgtgtgtgtgtgtgtgtgtgtgtgtgtgtgtgtgtgtgtgtgtgtgtgataggaCAGgatgtgaggaggaggaggggttgttGGAGGGAAGGATGTTCTATTTCCAAGATACCTCGTCAGACTTCGTCCATTATGTTCTAGCTTGGACATGAACTCTGGTCAAATCCAGGACGTGACCAGCACATCGTGATGGTGACGCTGATCTTCAAATATAGATTTGACACAAGCACAGAGCACTCAAATCCTCTGCAAAAGGCCTGCTCCCTCCCTTTTTTAAACAAGTTGCAGGTTGTTGCATCAGAAAGATGTGCAGTTTTTATACCAAAGGACGTGACTATGAAAAAAACGACCTTTAACCTTTATCCCTCAGCGCCGTAGGAAGCCTGGGTCTCATTCTACAGTATGTACAACAATAGAAGCAGGAGAACTTTTCATAACAGATTTTTGCTCTGCTCAGGTGAAGATGCGGTTCAAAGAGTTTCTGGAGAAAATGCTTCAGCAAATTGGGGCCGAACACTTCAGCGAGAGAGGGCAGGACGACTCGTCGTTACCTGCTCCGTCACAGACGACTCCTACTGAGGGGAAGGCCGACGATGGGGTCAAGGATATCCCCGTCCATGCTTTGGTGGTCACCCATGGGGCTTACATGTGCGTGGTGGTGCGCTACTTTGTGGAGGAATTGCACTGCCACTTACCTCTGGGTTCTGATCAAGCACACGTGTTCTCTCTGAGTCCGAACACGGGCCTTTGTCGGTTTATAATAACCGTGAGGAAACAAGACGACGAGTTCATATTATCAGGGATCCGctgtgtttttatccacagaggGGACCACGTGAAACGCAGATCGTGACCTGTTACGTCCTTTTCTTAGGGTTCGTTTAAACAGCAATTAAAGCCTCGGATCGTTTGTGTTGCAGGAAATTTCGTCATCGCGTTGTTATTGTCTGGCTGTTCGTTGCTACATACGTGGGCGACTCTGTGGTTTAGCGAGGCCTCGTTTCTGAATTTCTCCTGTAGGGGTCCAGAAATCTGCACAAGAACTCGGAGTAGTGTTTACTCTTTGGAATTCAGTTCCTTTCCCATTGTTGTGAATTAACACTTGAGTCAACAAGGACGGACGAATGTTACGAGCCCATTAAACTGTGGAACGCGTGAACGGACTCTGTGTGGCTGTTTTTCAGTCCACACATTTATTTAGAGTAAAAGCTGCTGTTTCTTAGCTAAAGGAGTCTGTGGCGTGTGCGACTACTGAAATGCTTTACTGATGTAAAAATGTACGTTTGCACCTGTGATGGTTCTTTCCTGATAAAGTCGTTTCAATAAACTCAGCTGGTTGTTATTTACTCATCTTTTCATGTTGCGTACCTTTAATTTTCATTCCTGTAAGTGGGCTTCATTATTTAGGtcattttagttgtttttgttcGGTTTTGCTGCCTTCATGAGAACTGTGTGACACTTATTGTCAGTAAGATTTTAAAAGAGTCTTTTAATCTTAAATCACTCAAATGCTTTCAGCTAACTGGGACTTCCACGTTTGCAGATCCCGTTTATTTTCGTTTGACAGGCATGTTAGAGGAGGAGGACGTAATCTGACAATAATGCACATGAGAAATGTCTCAGCCGTGCGTTTGAAAATGACTCATCTTCTGCTTAAAACAAGAAGCAAAAGATGTTCCAGATActtacaatttattttattaacatcaGAAATGATACACCAAccaatatatataaataataaaacagtagGCGAGCAAGGACGTCATTAAAACagctcaataaataaatacgtttGTATTGCTGTGACTGTTGGTGTCCAGCACCTgatacatttttgacatttttatggAAGCTGCATACAGGAGATATTTTTTCCCAGTCACAACAGCATCATTCgtctttttgttgttctt
This Astatotilapia calliptera chromosome 7, fAstCal1.2, whole genome shotgun sequence DNA region includes the following protein-coding sequences:
- the tigara gene encoding putative fructose-2,6-bisphosphatase TIGAR A isoform X2, coding for MRLYPVSAFRSMKTLTFGLTLVRHGETQYNKDGLLQGQAIDAPLSEAGLQQAEAAGRYLAHVKFTNVFVSNMLRAKQTTETIMKHNSSCSALEMSFGIAEGRRLQDVKDMAEAAGQTFPGFTPPGGETQEQVKMRFKEFLEKMLQQIGAEHFSERGQDDSSLPAPSQTTPTEGKADDGVKDIPVHALVVTHGAYMCVVVRYFVEELHCHLPLGSDQAHVFSLSPNTGLCRFIITVRKQDDEFILSGIRCVFIHRGDHVKRRS